A genome region from Natranaeroarchaeum sulfidigenes includes the following:
- a CDS encoding cytochrome b yields the protein MSLQKKDDFDHGAWLDKKELSLIEKTYLFTLMWLDKRLRIVDYLELLEDQYYKMNMQMPKSHTEQYNLDNKFWYWYPLYSLGSLSIIAYVVLAITGALLGFYYAPATAGEEASVAYNQMLFIMAELNFGYMLRSIHRWAAQFMIAAVFLHMLRVYFTGAYKEPREVNWIIGVILILLLLLFGFSGYVLPWNQLSLWAGQIGVEMAMSVPLVGEWAALLIFGGFEMGQPTLMRMYIMHVFILPFVVTALIALHVAIVWMQGIAEPH from the coding sequence ATGAGTCTACAGAAGAAAGACGACTTCGATCATGGCGCGTGGCTCGACAAAAAAGAGCTCTCGCTGATCGAGAAAACGTATCTGTTCACCCTGATGTGGCTCGACAAACGGCTTCGCATCGTGGACTATCTTGAGCTACTAGAAGACCAGTACTACAAGATGAACATGCAGATGCCAAAGAGCCACACCGAACAATACAACCTCGACAACAAGTTCTGGTACTGGTATCCGCTGTACTCGTTAGGATCGTTATCGATCATCGCGTATGTTGTTCTGGCGATCACGGGAGCGCTGCTCGGATTCTACTACGCCCCCGCGACTGCGGGTGAAGAAGCGTCGGTTGCGTACAACCAGATGCTGTTCATTATGGCCGAGCTGAACTTCGGGTACATGCTCCGGAGTATCCACCGCTGGGCAGCGCAGTTCATGATTGCTGCAGTGTTCCTGCACATGCTGCGTGTTTACTTCACGGGCGCGTACAAGGAGCCCCGCGAAGTCAACTGGATCATCGGCGTCATCCTGATCCTCCTGTTGCTCCTGTTCGGCTTCAGTGGCTACGTACTGCCGTGGAACCAGCTCTCGCTGTGGGCCGGACAGATCGGAGTTGAGATGGCGATGTCAGTGCCGCTCGTCGGCGAGTGGGCGGCGCTGCTTATCTTCGGTGGGTTCGAGATGGGTCAACCGACCTTAATGAGAATGTACATTATGCACGTGTTCATCCTGCCATTTGTCGTTACGGCGCTGATCGCGCTACACGTCGCCATCGTCTGGATGCAGGGAATCGCGGAGCCACACTAA
- a CDS encoding ubiquinol-cytochrome c reductase iron-sulfur subunit, with protein MPDSDKYPVESGRRRFVKGVVGSAALSGIGVTTAVSVDSMTSETGEGGGPTVYRGNELVSGPAPRGMPQVPLEVDDEGYVRGIWPEAEEAEGPDDVATAEQEIGGVTYSTTWFQYCGSQTSPAVDPQEDRDNYFRYVGASQIDWQNEEVEGGDRVHIDDFADYEDYDTVVGDAGVGKPALVNWRSEELSPADRLPVLLIRSTNVEEAAQDNEWLDGSTDQGFIANLNQCTHYCCVPGFRVLGEARQFDAENMIYCNCHQSVYDPFSITEQQYVALPRPGDSVLPGDN; from the coding sequence ATGCCAGATAGTGATAAATATCCGGTTGAATCCGGTCGCCGCCGTTTCGTCAAGGGCGTTGTCGGGAGCGCTGCGCTCTCGGGCATCGGCGTCACCACCGCGGTGAGCGTCGACTCCATGACGTCCGAGACAGGTGAAGGAGGCGGCCCAACGGTGTACAGAGGAAACGAACTGGTGAGCGGCCCTGCACCACGTGGGATGCCTCAGGTTCCGCTCGAAGTCGACGACGAAGGATACGTCCGCGGGATCTGGCCCGAAGCCGAGGAAGCCGAAGGGCCGGACGACGTGGCGACCGCAGAACAGGAGATCGGCGGCGTCACCTACTCGACGACGTGGTTCCAGTACTGTGGATCGCAGACGAGCCCTGCGGTCGACCCGCAAGAGGACCGGGATAACTACTTCCGGTATGTCGGTGCCAGTCAGATCGACTGGCAGAACGAAGAGGTCGAAGGTGGCGACCGCGTCCACATCGACGACTTCGCCGATTACGAGGACTACGATACTGTTGTCGGAGATGCTGGTGTCGGCAAGCCCGCACTCGTAAACTGGCGGTCCGAAGAGCTCTCCCCGGCCGACCGATTACCGGTGCTGCTGATCAGAAGCACCAACGTTGAGGAAGCAGCGCAGGATAACGAGTGGCTCGACGGCTCGACTGATCAAGGGTTCATTGCCAACCTCAACCAGTGTACACACTACTGCTGTGTCCCCGGGTTCCGGGTACTCGGCGAGGCCCGCCAGTTCGACGCCGAGAACATGATCTACTGTAACTGTCATCAGTCGGTGTACGACCCGTTCAGCATTACGGAGCAACAGTACGTTGCGCTACCAAGACCGGGTGACTCGGTACTGCCGGGTGATAACTAA
- a CDS encoding DUF7314 family protein: MADEFIKGLATFSGAAMLWMILAGWYRTSSFEGPQFTEAAPTDPSTFDAMGIMLMDGMFWFMILGTLAFWVVIPAYKELTAAVEERNAN; this comes from the coding sequence ATGGCTGACGAGTTCATCAAGGGGCTGGCGACGTTCAGTGGCGCCGCCATGCTGTGGATGATCCTCGCGGGCTGGTACCGGACCTCTAGCTTCGAGGGACCGCAGTTTACCGAGGCTGCCCCGACGGATCCGAGCACGTTCGACGCGATGGGTATCATGCTGATGGACGGAATGTTCTGGTTTATGATCCTCGGAACGCTGGCGTTCTGGGTTGTCATCCCGGCCTACAAAGAGCTGACCGCGGCAGTCGAAGAGCGAAACGCCAACTGA
- a CDS encoding response regulator, whose translation MAEAHGCVLVVDDDPRVARVYAEQLRNAHTVRVAYSGTEALDSLDDDVDIVLLDRRMPGLTGDQVLERIREQDLNCQVAMVTAVEPDFEIIDMEFDEYLFKPVTGDQLLTTVDHLLHRATVDSSLQEFFRLASKRAALEAEKSQTELEHSDEFSELTSQFELLRDELRDSLDELGDDEAFELALSRWD comes from the coding sequence ATGGCTGAAGCTCACGGCTGTGTGCTGGTCGTCGACGACGATCCACGGGTGGCACGCGTCTACGCCGAGCAACTGCGCAACGCCCACACTGTCAGAGTCGCGTACAGCGGCACGGAAGCACTGGATAGTCTCGACGATGATGTCGACATCGTCCTGCTGGACCGACGGATGCCCGGGCTGACCGGTGATCAGGTACTCGAACGGATTCGCGAGCAGGACTTGAACTGTCAGGTTGCGATGGTGACTGCGGTCGAACCCGACTTTGAGATCATCGATATGGAGTTCGACGAGTACCTGTTCAAACCAGTTACTGGCGATCAGCTGCTCACGACGGTCGATCACCTGCTCCACCGAGCCACGGTCGATAGCTCTTTGCAGGAGTTTTTCCGCCTCGCGTCGAAACGCGCCGCGCTCGAAGCCGAAAAATCACAGACTGAACTCGAACACAGCGACGAATTTTCCGAACTGACGTCGCAGTTCGAGCTACTCAGAGATGAGCTGAGAGACTCGCTTGACGAACTGGGTGATGACGAAGCGTTCGAGTTGGCCCTTTCGAGATGGGACTGA
- a CDS encoding type II toxin-antitoxin system RatA family toxin: protein MDRVEVSTVVYLPPEEIYEFLEDFPRYANYSEYLQEVRTHGEGQEGTRYALRFAWWKLNYTAHSEVTDTDPPTRIDWEVIKDIHAHGFWRIDPLDESERAERDHACRVHFVVEFDTDTARSGALDVPRFVSVSWVIDKVKPLILEEAERIVERIVRDIEGEPRPVELTIHDRPSSV from the coding sequence GTGGATCGAGTAGAGGTAAGCACAGTCGTCTATCTACCCCCAGAAGAGATCTACGAGTTCCTCGAGGACTTCCCCCGGTACGCGAACTACTCCGAGTATCTACAGGAAGTGAGAACGCATGGCGAAGGCCAGGAAGGCACTCGGTATGCACTACGATTTGCCTGGTGGAAGCTGAACTACACTGCTCATTCTGAGGTTACTGACACCGATCCGCCGACGCGAATCGACTGGGAAGTGATCAAAGATATCCACGCACACGGGTTCTGGCGGATCGACCCGCTCGACGAATCGGAGCGAGCGGAGCGGGATCACGCCTGTCGAGTTCATTTTGTCGTCGAATTCGATACGGACACGGCCAGATCGGGCGCACTCGACGTACCAAGATTCGTCTCTGTTAGCTGGGTAATCGATAAGGTAAAGCCCCTGATTCTCGAGGAGGCCGAACGGATCGTCGAACGGATCGTCAGGGATATAGAAGGGGAGCCAAGGCCGGTCGAGCTGACGATTCACGATCGCCCGTCGTCGGTCTGA
- the coaBC gene encoding bifunctional phosphopantothenoylcysteine decarboxylase/phosphopantothenate--cysteine ligase CoaBC yields MLEDVNVALGVTGSIAAVKTVELAHELRRRGASVRAVMSSGARGIVHPWAVEFATDRPVVTEITGDVEHVELCGREGWADVLLIAPATANTVGKVASAIDDTPVTTCATTALGADVPVVIAPAMHEPMYDHPGVLDAIERVEEWGVEFADPRIEEGKAKVATEDAICLAVARAVFADRNEAALSDESVVVTAGATAEEIDPVRVLTNRSSGRMGRAVARACYVRGADVTLIHGPVGPHPPTSLGLNPKADDPAVPYAELHEVSDSAAMLAAVEGAIEDADALVSVAAVGDYTTDEHADKLRSGQDLSLDLRPTPKIIDRARETQPELPIVGFKTETSGDDGAMVDAARDILDRAGLSFVVANDASVMGAKETRALFVSEENVDEVVGSKETVGGVVADRVATLG; encoded by the coding sequence ATGCTGGAGGACGTAAACGTCGCGCTCGGAGTGACTGGAAGCATCGCCGCGGTCAAAACCGTCGAGCTAGCCCACGAGCTCCGTCGCCGCGGCGCATCGGTGCGAGCCGTGATGAGCTCTGGCGCGCGCGGGATCGTCCACCCATGGGCAGTCGAGTTCGCAACTGATCGACCGGTAGTCACGGAGATCACCGGCGACGTCGAACACGTCGAACTCTGCGGTCGCGAGGGCTGGGCCGACGTGTTGTTGATCGCCCCGGCAACGGCAAACACCGTCGGCAAGGTAGCCAGCGCGATCGACGATACGCCCGTCACGACGTGTGCGACGACTGCGCTCGGGGCCGACGTACCGGTCGTGATCGCCCCCGCGATGCACGAACCGATGTACGATCATCCCGGCGTACTGGACGCCATAGAGCGCGTCGAGGAGTGGGGAGTCGAGTTTGCCGACCCACGCATCGAGGAGGGGAAGGCGAAGGTCGCTACGGAGGACGCGATCTGTCTGGCTGTTGCTCGCGCCGTCTTCGCCGATCGGAACGAGGCCGCTCTTTCGGATGAATCGGTCGTGGTGACTGCCGGCGCGACCGCGGAGGAGATCGATCCGGTCCGGGTGCTGACCAACCGCTCGTCGGGCCGGATGGGGCGGGCCGTCGCGCGCGCCTGCTACGTCAGAGGTGCCGACGTGACGCTGATACACGGCCCCGTCGGTCCGCACCCGCCCACCTCGTTGGGACTGAATCCGAAGGCTGACGATCCGGCCGTACCCTACGCGGAGCTTCACGAGGTGTCGGACTCGGCGGCGATGCTCGCGGCGGTCGAGGGCGCCATCGAGGACGCCGATGCGCTCGTCTCCGTCGCCGCGGTGGGGGATTACACCACGGACGAACACGCCGACAAACTCCGGTCCGGTCAGGATCTGTCGCTGGATCTCCGCCCGACGCCGAAGATAATCGATCGAGCCCGCGAAACCCAGCCGGAGCTGCCCATTGTCGGTTTCAAAACGGAAACCAGTGGCGATGACGGAGCGATGGTCGATGCAGCACGCGATATTCTGGATCGTGCGGGGCTCTCCTTTGTCGTTGCCAACGACGCGAGCGTGATGGGTGCAAAGGAGACACGCGCGCTATTTGTATCTGAAGAGAACGTCGACGAGGTTGTCGGATCGAAAGAAACAGTTGGGGGCGTGGTCGCGGACAGAGTCGCCACGCTTGGGTAG
- a CDS encoding DUF7318 family protein — MSSTGSSYGDIHRYEQPRESTAAALAIVLLTIIEIIFVGIFTYGLIEGWARGANPDPGNMFLGTILALIFIDLAFILALYRKEFLPDVMIVKKRRRKWEDLYINEEDADGQELGDGAVEQFKRAVYPYYKR, encoded by the coding sequence ATGTCATCAACAGGAAGTTCCTACGGCGACATTCACCGCTACGAGCAGCCCCGCGAGAGCACGGCTGCTGCACTTGCGATCGTCCTGCTGACGATCATCGAGATCATCTTTGTCGGTATCTTCACGTACGGACTCATCGAAGGATGGGCACGGGGTGCCAATCCTGATCCCGGTAACATGTTCCTCGGAACGATTCTGGCGCTGATCTTCATCGATCTCGCGTTCATCCTTGCACTCTATCGCAAGGAGTTCCTACCGGACGTGATGATCGTCAAGAAGCGACGCCGCAAGTGGGAGGACCTCTACATCAACGAGGAAGACGCCGACGGTCAGGAACTCGGCGACGGCGCGGTCGAGCAGTTCAAACGAGCAGTCTACCCATACTACAAGAGATAG
- a CDS encoding DUF7315 family membrane protein: MADSNAPDDRASLQRDVFVPMEIYKVVTVFSMLIAIGLVVGGFLVLDSATDQATAETEDVNVITALLGIGLIAFGGVVYVFSTRFRPEAMGNAKDDTNQGTDNG; the protein is encoded by the coding sequence ATGGCCGACTCGAACGCGCCGGACGACCGCGCGTCGCTGCAGCGTGATGTCTTCGTTCCTATGGAGATCTACAAGGTAGTAACGGTGTTCTCGATGCTCATTGCGATCGGGCTCGTTGTCGGTGGATTTCTGGTACTCGATAGCGCCACTGACCAGGCGACCGCCGAAACGGAGGACGTCAACGTGATCACGGCACTGCTTGGTATCGGCCTGATCGCTTTCGGCGGTGTCGTCTACGTATTCTCGACTCGCTTTCGGCCCGAAGCAATGGGAAACGCTAAAGACGACACCAACCAAGGTACAGATAATGGCTGA
- a CDS encoding DUF7313 family protein translates to MDPNSLLGPVDLLLPYIEEVLLVLVLVNGLTRLVAQRQYKSQYEEGGAEAIVRHPVHTASNVLLLFAAFYYLTVTFHAGVLLTIFVITLFFTDFFEFEARLAEARREAEMELPKGALTAWGLLFLYVSYRSLFFVVQPIWESIV, encoded by the coding sequence ATGGACCCGAATTCGTTGCTCGGCCCGGTGGATCTGCTGTTGCCGTACATAGAGGAGGTGCTACTGGTACTGGTACTGGTCAATGGACTGACGAGACTCGTCGCCCAGCGACAGTACAAATCGCAGTACGAGGAAGGGGGAGCTGAGGCAATCGTTCGCCACCCCGTTCATACTGCCTCAAACGTCCTCCTGTTGTTCGCAGCATTCTACTACCTGACAGTTACCTTCCACGCGGGCGTCTTGCTGACCATCTTCGTAATCACGCTCTTTTTCACCGACTTCTTTGAGTTTGAGGCCCGGCTCGCCGAGGCCCGGCGCGAGGCGGAGATGGAACTTCCCAAAGGTGCGCTGACAGCGTGGGGACTCCTCTTCCTGTACGTCTCCTACCGAAGCCTCTTTTTCGTCGTTCAGCCGATCTGGGAAAGCATCGTCTAG
- a CDS encoding sensor domain-containing protein, whose translation MSPADSPTPSDSGWLTRTVGIVFDRRTYRHLLYLLLAFPLGLIYYLFVGFGLTFGLVLSVVVVGVVVLAATIGLVRLFAELERRLANVLLSTTLGPAEDVDSTGSGILAIVTRYVDAPSTWRGLSFVTMKLWTGIVGLVLIVALISAIQIATAPLHYPHRVEFGTLNGEPIAWTIQTLPEAALAVPIGGLLVLVCLHVTNAVAYVCARIAEALLGSGEHL comes from the coding sequence ATGTCCCCCGCCGATAGCCCGACTCCCTCCGACAGTGGCTGGCTTACCAGAACCGTTGGTATCGTCTTCGACCGCCGGACGTATCGCCATCTACTGTATCTGCTGTTGGCGTTTCCGCTCGGACTGATCTACTATCTGTTTGTCGGCTTCGGTCTCACGTTCGGACTGGTACTTTCCGTTGTGGTTGTCGGCGTCGTCGTGCTGGCAGCGACGATCGGTCTCGTCCGGTTATTTGCCGAACTCGAACGGCGGCTGGCCAACGTGCTGTTGTCGACGACGCTCGGGCCTGCAGAAGACGTCGACAGCACTGGTAGTGGTATACTCGCGATAGTGACTCGCTACGTTGACGCTCCGTCGACGTGGCGGGGACTGAGCTTCGTGACGATGAAACTCTGGACCGGAATCGTCGGACTGGTGTTGATCGTCGCGTTGATCAGTGCCATCCAGATAGCGACTGCTCCGCTTCACTATCCCCATCGGGTCGAGTTCGGTACCCTCAACGGCGAGCCGATAGCGTGGACGATCCAAACCCTTCCCGAGGCAGCACTTGCGGTTCCGATCGGCGGACTACTCGTACTTGTTTGCCTCCACGTCACGAACGCCGTCGCGTATGTCTGTGCCCGGATCGCGGAGGCGTTGCTCGGATCGGGCGAACATTTATAA
- a CDS encoding cytochrome bc complex cytochrome b subunit codes for MSEDQETRADGSGTGIVPPDDETPTWRERKERTQGLSRLTYEYFERARREDQDLRQESDYVERDVLGFPAWPHETIRNLAITSFFIGIIIFLSATMPPHFGDPADPSTTPAIILPDWYLYWSFGLLQTDPLNPELAILGGERLMQSDTFGVLVHAPIIGLIFLVPFLNKGSARRPVEEPFWAGLGVTGVMFAFTWSLLAIDNIIAERVPMMTATLLFDLVHIVPIVAGVVTYSVLKAMQEGYMYNLNRRYYRLRPPR; via the coding sequence ATGTCAGAGGATCAAGAAACACGAGCGGACGGAAGCGGAACCGGCATCGTGCCGCCGGACGACGAGACGCCCACGTGGCGCGAGCGCAAGGAGCGTACGCAGGGGCTCTCCCGGCTGACCTACGAGTACTTCGAGCGGGCACGCCGCGAGGATCAGGATCTCCGACAGGAGTCCGACTACGTCGAGCGTGACGTGCTTGGGTTCCCGGCGTGGCCGCACGAGACCATTCGGAACCTGGCGATCACGAGTTTCTTTATCGGGATTATCATCTTCCTGTCGGCGACCATGCCACCCCACTTCGGCGATCCAGCGGACCCGAGTACGACGCCGGCGATCATCCTGCCGGACTGGTATCTCTACTGGTCGTTCGGTCTGCTTCAGACCGACCCGCTCAATCCCGAGCTGGCGATTCTGGGCGGGGAGCGCCTGATGCAGTCGGATACGTTCGGCGTGCTCGTTCACGCGCCGATCATCGGGCTCATCTTCCTCGTTCCGTTCCTGAACAAGGGCAGTGCTCGCCGTCCCGTCGAGGAGCCGTTCTGGGCAGGGCTTGGCGTGACCGGCGTGATGTTCGCGTTCACCTGGAGCCTGCTCGCGATCGACAACATCATCGCGGAGCGTGTCCCGATGATGACCGCGACCCTGCTGTTCGACCTGGTACACATCGTGCCTATCGTCGCAGGGGTGGTCACCTACTCGGTGTTGAAGGCGATGCAGGAGGGGTATATGTACAACCTGAACCGTCGGTACTACCGACTCCGCCCGCCAAGATAA
- a CDS encoding polyprenyl synthetase family protein, whose protein sequence is MRETLAEWQPVVDEAIEEVIPRRIDEEYLTEFFGPATYEYDPETLQRALSDPVWELLDRGGKRWRAIVFLLLVKGFGEDHEPYLPYATIPEILHTGTIIVDDVEDGAAMRRGDQALHDVYGTDVALNAGNALYFIPLKVITQNPADLDDGTRLALYEMLMAELNRTHLGQGTDICWHNDGGIEVGREQYLEMCACKTGCLGRIVARLAAIVTGQSDERERAVARYAESMSVAFQIGDDILDIENSLGEAGEFGKEFGNDIREGKKTLLVIHALETASEERAERLRTILNAEENTDEEILEAIDILQQTDSIEFARERALSLAAEARDQLADADLAEPEASMLAEFTRFVVEREQ, encoded by the coding sequence ATGCGGGAGACGCTCGCCGAGTGGCAGCCGGTGGTCGACGAAGCGATAGAGGAGGTGATCCCACGACGGATCGACGAGGAGTACCTGACGGAATTTTTCGGTCCGGCAACCTACGAGTACGATCCGGAAACGCTCCAGCGCGCACTGTCAGATCCCGTCTGGGAACTACTCGATCGCGGGGGGAAACGATGGCGAGCAATCGTCTTTCTGTTGCTCGTCAAGGGTTTTGGTGAGGACCACGAACCGTACTTGCCCTATGCAACGATTCCTGAGATACTCCACACAGGGACGATCATCGTCGACGATGTCGAGGACGGGGCTGCAATGCGTCGCGGCGATCAAGCACTGCACGATGTCTACGGGACCGACGTGGCGCTCAACGCTGGAAACGCGCTGTATTTCATACCACTGAAGGTTATCACACAGAACCCTGCTGACCTCGATGACGGGACACGGCTAGCTCTCTACGAGATGTTGATGGCAGAGCTCAACCGGACCCATCTGGGACAGGGGACCGACATCTGCTGGCACAACGACGGCGGTATCGAGGTCGGGCGGGAGCAGTATCTGGAGATGTGTGCGTGCAAGACCGGCTGTCTGGGACGGATCGTTGCCCGGTTGGCCGCGATCGTCACGGGCCAGTCCGACGAGCGGGAGCGAGCAGTGGCCCGCTATGCGGAGTCGATGTCAGTTGCCTTTCAGATCGGCGACGATATCCTCGATATCGAGAACTCACTGGGCGAGGCGGGCGAATTCGGTAAGGAGTTCGGGAACGACATCCGAGAAGGCAAAAAGACGTTGCTCGTGATCCACGCGCTGGAAACGGCGAGCGAGGAACGGGCGGAACGGCTCCGGACGATCCTCAATGCAGAGGAGAACACCGACGAGGAGATACTGGAGGCGATCGATATCCTCCAGCAAACTGACAGTATCGAGTTTGCACGCGAGCGCGCTCTCTCACTCGCCGCCGAAGCGCGGGACCAGCTCGCGGACGCGGACCTCGCGGAACCCGAAGCATCGATGCTCGCAGAGTTCACCCGATTCGTCGTCGAGCGAGAGCAGTGA
- a CDS encoding plastocyanin/azurin family copper-binding protein translates to MTGTDGRGDLSRRSFMWATAGSAAAAAGGAGTVSAQEENGEENGEENGEEENGEENGEEENGEEENGDEENGAADNGDEDGATETVIVGPDGENVFEPDDLAIEPGTTVEFIWESDTHNLALESGPDGGWEGYDPIEDTGFEYEHTFEVEGTYEYVCDPHVAAGMDAVITVEEGAGGAAGGDAAAATPTIPDSAMSLAVGTAGAMASTLALAYFFMKYGGYDEELE, encoded by the coding sequence ATGACTGGTACCGACGGACGTGGTGATCTCTCCCGGCGCTCGTTCATGTGGGCAACTGCCGGATCGGCCGCTGCCGCTGCTGGTGGGGCTGGAACCGTTAGTGCGCAGGAAGAGAATGGCGAAGAGAACGGCGAAGAAAATGGCGAGGAAGAGAACGGCGAAGAAAATGGCGAGGAAGAAAATGGCGAGGAAGAGAACGGCGACGAGGAGAACGGCGCGGCCGACAACGGCGATGAGGATGGTGCTACGGAGACGGTAATCGTCGGGCCGGATGGTGAAAACGTCTTCGAGCCGGACGATCTGGCGATCGAACCGGGGACGACAGTCGAGTTCATCTGGGAGTCGGATACGCACAATCTGGCGCTGGAAAGCGGTCCTGACGGCGGCTGGGAGGGGTACGACCCGATCGAGGATACGGGCTTCGAGTACGAACACACCTTCGAAGTCGAGGGGACCTACGAGTACGTCTGTGATCCCCACGTCGCCGCGGGGATGGACGCGGTTATCACGGTTGAAGAGGGTGCAGGTGGCGCCGCTGGGGGCGACGCAGCGGCCGCAACCCCCACGATCCCTGACAGCGCCATGAGCCTCGCCGTCGGGACTGCTGGCGCGATGGCCTCGACACTCGCACTTGCGTACTTCTTCATGAAGTACGGTGGCTACGACGAGGAACTCGAATAG
- a CDS encoding plastocyanin/azurin family copper-binding protein codes for MNRRDFLRTATGASAGAAAVSAVGTTAAADGHDAYSAVSSLQEEDDEENGEEENGEEENGEEENGEENGAADNGDDDGATETVIVGPDGENVFEPDDLTIEPGTTVEFIWESDTHNLALESGPDGGWEGYDPIEDTGFEYEHTFEVEGTYEYVCDPHVAAGMDAVITVTEDAGDAAAEGPTEVDPHAIGVPVQKHFIGAATFAAIFVTFVFTFYVLKYGESANTSYPNKKE; via the coding sequence ATGAACAGGCGGGACTTTCTGAGGACGGCCACCGGCGCGTCGGCTGGCGCGGCCGCTGTTAGCGCAGTGGGTACAACAGCCGCAGCCGACGGCCACGATGCGTACTCCGCCGTGTCTTCGCTGCAGGAGGAGGACGACGAGGAGAACGGCGAGGAAGAGAACGGCGAGGAAGAGAACGGCGAGGAAGAGAACGGCGAAGAAAACGGTGCGGCCGACAACGGAGACGACGATGGTGCAACGGAGACGGTAATCGTCGGGCCGGATGGTGAAAACGTCTTCGAGCCGGACGATCTGACGATCGAACCGGGAACGACCGTGGAGTTTATCTGGGAGTCGGATACGCACAATCTGGCGCTGGAAAGCGGTCCTGACGGCGGCTGGGAGGGGTACGACCCGATCGAGGATACGGGCTTCGAGTACGAACACACCTTCGAAGTCGAGGGGACCTACGAGTATGTCTGTGATCCCCACGTCGCCGCGGGGATGGACGCGGTCATCACCGTTACGGAAGACGCGGGAGACGCGGCGGCGGAGGGGCCGACCGAGGTCGATCCGCACGCGATCGGCGTCCCCGTACAGAAACACTTCATCGGAGCGGCGACGTTCGCCGCAATCTTCGTGACGTTCGTGTTCACGTTCTACGTGCTCAAGTACGGCGAGTCGGCAAACACGAGCTATCCAAACAAAAAGGAGTAA
- a CDS encoding ATP-NAD kinase, whose product MDCGQGGSVIGIVDQGETDSLVDRLTGAVQDVGGSPISGAATELLEADPDRIIAHGNRAVLDLGRTGTTVPILPIDAGPGVRSVSEDSLDSAIDELVSGRFKTAEQCRYTVTVGETDTGVAVSDAMLVTEEPARISEYSIHTKDNRVTQFRADGVVIATPAGSHGYAAAARGPMLAPGTGVVAVPIAQFATDRDSWVLGTGEPVTLRVERDDGPVELLVDNRRCGIVEPGVDVTLTPAMPLQLAVVTESEPYWGNDQ is encoded by the coding sequence ATGGATTGCGGTCAGGGTGGCAGTGTGATCGGGATCGTCGATCAGGGTGAGACCGATAGCCTCGTTGATCGGCTCACTGGGGCCGTTCAGGATGTCGGAGGATCGCCGATCAGCGGAGCTGCCACGGAACTGCTGGAAGCCGATCCGGACCGTATCATTGCTCACGGTAACCGTGCGGTGCTTGATCTCGGCCGGACAGGAACGACTGTTCCGATACTCCCGATCGACGCAGGACCGGGTGTTCGATCAGTTTCGGAGGACTCACTCGATAGTGCGATTGACGAACTGGTTTCAGGGCGTTTCAAGACGGCCGAACAGTGTCGGTACACCGTTACAGTCGGTGAAACTGACACCGGTGTCGCCGTCTCGGATGCCATGCTCGTCACCGAGGAGCCAGCCCGGATCTCGGAGTACAGCATCCACACGAAGGACAACCGAGTGACACAGTTCCGCGCTGACGGCGTCGTGATTGCCACCCCAGCTGGCTCACACGGCTATGCGGCCGCCGCAAGAGGCCCGATGCTCGCTCCAGGAACCGGCGTCGTAGCCGTCCCGATCGCACAGTTCGCCACAGATCGGGACAGCTGGGTACTCGGCACGGGTGAACCAGTCACCCTCCGGGTAGAGCGCGACGACGGCCCGGTGGAACTACTCGTCGATAACCGACGATGCGGAATCGTCGAGCCCGGCGTAGACGTCACACTGACTCCAGCGATGCCACTCCAACTGGCAGTCGTCACTGAAAGCGAACCCTACTGGGGTAACGATCAGTAG